In a genomic window of Taeniopygia guttata chromosome 13, bTaeGut7.mat, whole genome shotgun sequence:
- the LOC100217491 gene encoding GDNF family receptor alpha-4 → MGPALLLGLLLSRAGDLMALPSSDCVMAEQLCLSDSTCNATYRTLENCALAKTRLLSLDHDSRVRCLNAELDLGNSSLLHCKCHRRMKRQEHCLRIFWTVHSSMTDGYFNLETSPYENPANEEHWKTDYNKLAALVSGSQLAGDATNPCLRATHVCNLSKKCFRLRTDYASICTKGAGSEDVCDRRKCHRGLRNFFEKVPEDFTKTILFCPCQDELCGERRRKTIVPDCSFQYNTKPNCLWLLDSCLEDHICKSRLADFQQNCQPVDMSPDGCFLHNHAACLQAYMGMIGTPMTPNYVSNSSVEVSLWCTCENSGNQKEKCDQLLGMFESNKCLENTIWSQMHLKQMALERQEDFLYSSSLSFQGDSASTSLSSAMSQVAEGKTHGDSYKQSSMPMASSVFSGAATSWPSLALFLPLLLSPQ, encoded by the exons GAGACCTCATGGCTCTGCCCAGCAGTGACTGTGTCATGGCAGAGCAGCTATGCCTCTCTGACTCCACCTGCAATGCCACATACAGGACCTTGGAAAACTGTGCCCTGGCCAAGACTCGCCTCCTTTCACTGGATCACGACAGCAGGGTCAGATGTCTGAATGCAGAGCTTGACCTTGGGAACAGCTCTTTGCTGCACTGCAAGTGTCACCGGCGCATGAAGAGACAGGAGCACTGCTTACGCATTTTCTGGACCGTTCACTCCAGCATGACAGATG GTTATTTCAATTTGGAAACCTCTCCCTATGAGAATCCAGCAAATGAAGAACACTGGAAGACAGATTATAATAAACTGGCAGCTCTGGTATCAG GCTCACAGTTAGCAGGAGATGCAACAAATCCATGTCTGAGAGCAACACATGTCTGCAATCTGAGCAAGAAGTGTTTTCGTCTCCGCACAGACTATGCCTCCATCTGCACCAAGGGAGCAGGAAGTGAGGATGTGTGTGACCGGCGCAAGTGCCACAGAGGGCTAAGGAATTTCTTTGAGAAAGTTCCTGAGGATTTCACCAAAACAATCCTGTTCTGTCCATGTCAAGATGAACTTTGTGGAGAAAGGCGCCGCAAAACTATTGTTCCTGATTGTTCCTTCCAGTATAACACCAAACCAAATTGCCTCTGGCTTCTGGACTCCTGCTTAGAAGACCATATCTGCAA aTCCCGACTGGCTGACTTTCAACAAAATTGTCAACCCGTAGACATGTCTCCAGATGGCTGCTTTCTGCACAACCATGCTGCATGCCTGCAGGCTTACATGGGGATGATTG GCACACCCATGACACCCAACTATGTCAGTAACTCCAGTGTGGAGGTCTCCTTGTGGTGTACATGTGAGAACAGCGGCAACCAGAAGGAGAAGTGTGACCAGCTACTCGGCATGTTTGAGAGCAACAAATGCCTTG AAAATACCATTTGGTCTCAAATGCACCTGAAGCAGATGGCTCTAGAAAGACAGGAAGACTTCCTTTATTCATCTTCCCTAAGCTTCCAAGGAGACAGTGCCAGCACATCTCTCTCTTCAGCTATGTCCCAG GTGGCTGAAGGGAAGACACACGGAGACAGCTACAAACAGAGCAGTATGCCCATGGCCTCCTCTGTATTTTCTGGAGCTGCTACTTCCTGGCCTTCTCTGGCTCTGTTCCTGCCCCTGTTGCTTAGCCCACAGTAA